The genomic region CTGCGCGCCCGCGCGCCACTCGTCGCCCAGCACGCGCCCGTCGAGCCCCATCACCGGGAACGCCGTGCTGGTGTGGCGCACCTCGAAGCCCGTCGCGAACACCACGCAGTCCACCTGGTGCTCGATGCCCTCCGCCGTGCGCACGCCGCGCTCGCTCAGGCTGACGATGGGCCATGTGACGAGCTTGCAGTTGGGGCGCTGCAGCGCGGGGTAGTAGTCGTTGGACAGCAGCACCCGCTTGCAGCCGATGCGGTAGTTGGGCGTGAGCTGACGGCGCAGCCACGGGTCCTTCACCTGCCGCTGCAGGTGCTGCCGCGCCACGCGCTCGGTGACGTGCGTCAGCGGCGAGGTCCAGATGATGGACAGGGCCATGCTCTCGTGCCCCCAGAAGAGCGCGTCGCGCACCGCCTGCTGGGCCGAGGGCCTGCGCCGGAAGAGCGCCTTCACGCGCTCGGGCACGCGGTAGTTGGCGCGCGGCAGCACCCAACCCGGCGTGCGCTGGAACACCTTCACGTGCTCGGCCCGCTTCACCAGCTCGGGGATGATCTGCACCGCGCTCGCGCCCGTTCCAATGACCGCCACGCGCTTGCCCGCGAAGTCGTAGCCGTGGTCCCAGCGCGCGCTGTGGATGCGATGCCCCGCGAAGCGCTCGAGGCCTTCGATGGCGGGGTAGCCCGGGTCCACCAGCGCCCCTGCGGCCGCGACCACGCTGCGCGCGAAGAACGTGTCGCCCGCGTCGGTGCGCACCTCCCACTCACCCTCGCTCTCGCGGAAGCGCATGCTGGTCACGCGCTGCTTCAAGCGCACCTTGGGCATGAGCCCGTGGTCGGCCACCAGGCGCTTCACGTACGCCAGGATCTCCGCGCTGCCCGAGTACGTGCGGGACCAGTCCGGGTTGGGCGCGAACGAGAACGAGTAGAGGTTGGACGGCACGTCGCACGCCGCACCCGGGTACTGGTTGTCGCGCCACGTCCCGCCCACGTCGTCCGCGCGCTCGAGGATCACGAAGTCGTCCAGCCCCGCGCGCTTCAGCTGGATGGCCGTGCCCAGGCCACCGAAGCCCGCGCCAATGATGAGCGTCTCCGTGCGCGTGGTAGCGCCGCGCGTCGGGGAGCCGTGTGTGCTCTCGCCCTTCACGCGGCCGGCCTCCAGGTGAGCTCGTGCACCCACGTGGGCACGGGCGGCAGCGCCTCCTTCGGGATCTGCGCCGTGACCCGCACCGCCGCGTCCACCGGCACGTGGTAGAGCTTGTTGCGGCGGTCGGTCACCCAGCGCGCGTGCTGCTTGATGGCCTGAAACCACGGGTTGCGGCGCCCCTCGGCGGTGCGCCCACCAATGCGCCCGAACTTCTCCATCACGTCGTAGAGGCGCTTCTCGGGCAGCCCCAGCGCGACAATGTTGTCGCGCATCTTGTTCAGCAGCGGCACGTAGACGGCCACACCGAGCATGAGCCTCGGGTCCACCATGGGCGCGCACATCTTCATCAGCCCGAGCGTGGTCTTGCCCACGCCCTGCTGCTCCATGACCGTGAAGCCCACCGCCAGGTGGCGCGCCTCGTCGCCGTTGATGCGCTCGAACGCCGCGTGACAGACCGGGTCGTCCACGGTGTCCAGCAAGAAGCGGCACAGCGCCCCGTCCAGCGCGATCTCCAGCATGGGGATGACGGCCCCCAGCACGTAGAACGGCATCTCGTCCGCGTACTTGTCCAGCCACTCGATCACCAGCCGCAGGTTGATGTTGGGCTCGGGCAGCGCGTCCCCGTCCAGCATGCCCCAGCGCTTCATGAGCGCCATCTCCGCGTTGGCGTGGCGCTGCTCTTCCGCGTGGAAGTAGGTGTAGATCTCGCGCAACGTCGGGGTGGGCGCCGTCTTCGCCATGGCCGCGAAGCCGCGCGCGCCGACGTGTTCGATCCACATCAGGTCGGCCATGAACTCCTTCAGCTTGGGCCACTGCTCGGGCGTGATGCGCTCGGCGCCGGGCGCGCCCCAGTCCACGTCCAGCAGGCCCCACTGGGTGGCCTTGATCTTGGTGAGCATCTTGTCGAGATCAACCTGCGCCATGGGCACCTCCGTTCGCGTGGGTGGGGGAAGGACGCGGCCCGAAGGCCCGCCCGAGCACGCCCGACCCGCGGTTGTAGGCACGCGGGGCGAGGCGCTTCATGCGCCAGATGAGCCGCGCCTCGAGCTGCGGCAGCACGTACAGGCGGTCACCGTCCAGCGCGTCGAGCGTCTTCTTGACCACGCCCTCGGGCGACACGCCGGTCCACGCCATCAGCTGACTGCCCAGCTTCGAGGTGTTCTCCGGGATGCGTCCGTCGCGCACGATGTTGGTCTTCACGAACGTCGGACACAACGCGGTGACGTGCACGTCGGTGCCCACCAGCTCGGCGCGCAGCGTCTCGGACAGCGCGAGGACGGCCGCCTTGGTGACGTTGTAGGGGCCCATCATGGGCGCCGCCGCGAAGCTGGCCGCAGAGCAGACGTTGATGATGCCGCCGCGGCCGAGGGCGCGCAGGCGCGGCGCGAAGACGTGGCAGCCGTGCACCACGCCCCACAGGTTGACGCCCACCGTCCAGTGCCAGTCCTCGATGGGGATCTCCCCGATGGGGCGCCCGCCGATGCCCACGCCGGCGTTGTTGACCACGAGGTCCACCGGGTTTCCGAGCCATCGTTCGGATTTTTCGGCGAGGGCCTCCACCTGCTCCAGCTGGGACACGTCGCAGGCCAGGGCGAGCGCGTGGCCGCCCTTCTTCTGGATCATGGCGACGGTCTCCTCCGCGCTGGCGAGGTTCAGGTCGGAGCACACGACGCGCCCCCCACGCTGAGCGAGCTGGAGCGCGAAGGCGCGGCCGATGCCGCTTCCGGCGCCCGTGACGACCGCCGAGGAGTTCTTGGTGAGCTTGGTTCGGGACATGCTGTTGACCATCTGGTGAGTGACTGTCAGCGTATCCCGACGAATTGTTCGGATTCAACTCGGGTCCCCCCACGCGCCATGCCCCGCAAGCCCAAACAAGAACGGTCCAAGGCCACCTACGACGCCATCGTCGAGGCCGGCTTCATCTGCGTCGCCG from Sandaracinaceae bacterium harbors:
- a CDS encoding ferritin-like domain-containing protein, with translation MAQVDLDKMLTKIKATQWGLLDVDWGAPGAERITPEQWPKLKEFMADLMWIEHVGARGFAAMAKTAPTPTLREIYTYFHAEEQRHANAEMALMKRWGMLDGDALPEPNINLRLVIEWLDKYADEMPFYVLGAVIPMLEIALDGALCRFLLDTVDDPVCHAAFERINGDEARHLAVGFTVMEQQGVGKTTLGLMKMCAPMVDPRLMLGVAVYVPLLNKMRDNIVALGLPEKRLYDVMEKFGRIGGRTAEGRRNPWFQAIKQHARWVTDRRNKLYHVPVDAAVRVTAQIPKEALPPVPTWVHELTWRPAA
- a CDS encoding NAD(P)/FAD-dependent oxidoreductase; translated protein: MGARAHLEAGRVKGESTHGSPTRGATTRTETLIIGAGFGGLGTAIQLKRAGLDDFVILERADDVGGTWRDNQYPGAACDVPSNLYSFSFAPNPDWSRTYSGSAEILAYVKRLVADHGLMPKVRLKQRVTSMRFRESEGEWEVRTDAGDTFFARSVVAAAGALVDPGYPAIEGLERFAGHRIHSARWDHGYDFAGKRVAVIGTGASAVQIIPELVKRAEHVKVFQRTPGWVLPRANYRVPERVKALFRRRPSAQQAVRDALFWGHESMALSIIWTSPLTHVTERVARQHLQRQVKDPWLRRQLTPNYRIGCKRVLLSNDYYPALQRPNCKLVTWPIVSLSERGVRTAEGIEHQVDCVVFATGFEVRHTSTAFPVMGLDGRVLGDEWRAGAQAYKSMNVSGYPNLHFILGPNSGPGHNSALVYMESQIAYAVQGVRALRDGGLRWLDVRPEVQRRYNEHLQERLAKTNWNSGCKSWYLTEDGFNATMYPGFATQYANELRTLHLADYRTVPFERAAARTQPRV
- a CDS encoding SDR family NAD(P)-dependent oxidoreductase; this encodes MSRTKLTKNSSAVVTGAGSGIGRAFALQLAQRGGRVVCSDLNLASAEETVAMIQKKGGHALALACDVSQLEQVEALAEKSERWLGNPVDLVVNNAGVGIGGRPIGEIPIEDWHWTVGVNLWGVVHGCHVFAPRLRALGRGGIINVCSAASFAAAPMMGPYNVTKAAVLALSETLRAELVGTDVHVTALCPTFVKTNIVRDGRIPENTSKLGSQLMAWTGVSPEGVVKKTLDALDGDRLYVLPQLEARLIWRMKRLAPRAYNRGSGVLGRAFGPRPSPTHANGGAHGAG